In Nostoc sp. GT001, a genomic segment contains:
- a CDS encoding pyridoxamine 5'-phosphate oxidase family protein translates to MSKLFDCITEELQDFIAAQHLFFVGSAPLSSTGHVNLSPKGQDCFRILSPNRVGYLDLTGSGNETSAHLQENGRITFMFCAFQEPASILRLYGQGTTILPSSPEWDSLYSQFLPIPGTRQIIVAEIEKIQTSCGFGVPLYEYQGQRQTLVNWASKKGEEGVREYQQKKNLVSIDGLATPLSQLP, encoded by the coding sequence ATGTCTAAATTGTTTGACTGTATTACTGAAGAACTGCAAGACTTTATTGCTGCCCAACACCTTTTCTTTGTTGGCTCTGCACCTTTGAGTTCTACGGGTCATGTTAACCTGTCTCCTAAAGGTCAGGACTGCTTTCGTATCTTGTCTCCCAACCGAGTAGGTTATTTAGACCTAACAGGTAGTGGTAACGAAACATCAGCCCATTTGCAAGAAAATGGGCGGATAACCTTTATGTTTTGTGCTTTTCAAGAACCCGCGTCTATCTTGCGTCTTTACGGTCAAGGAACCACGATTTTACCGAGTTCTCCAGAGTGGGATTCGCTGTATTCTCAGTTTTTGCCGATACCTGGAACTCGTCAAATTATCGTCGCTGAAATTGAAAAAATCCAGACTTCCTGTGGTTTTGGCGTACCACTCTATGAATATCAAGGTCAGCGCCAGACTCTAGTAAATTGGGCTAGTAAAAAAGGCGAAGAGGGAGTTCGAGAATATCAACAAAAGAAAAATCTGGTCAGCATTGACGGTTTAGCGACACCACTGAGCCAATTACCCTAA
- a CDS encoding YciI family protein, producing the protein MSQLFAVVVATVPEYYDYKNAHPEHDQNQLAWFREQYDKGTLLCCGPFFPHDGTGLWVIQAENLEAAQAIVNSSPRVRDGMLADSARVVEWQVHIGHERFESVNR; encoded by the coding sequence ATGTCTCAACTTTTTGCCGTTGTTGTCGCAACTGTTCCAGAGTATTACGACTATAAAAACGCTCACCCAGAACATGACCAAAATCAACTGGCTTGGTTTCGTGAGCAGTATGACAAAGGAACACTACTGTGCTGTGGCCCGTTTTTTCCCCATGATGGAACGGGGCTGTGGGTAATTCAGGCGGAGAATTTAGAAGCGGCTCAAGCCATTGTCAACAGTAGCCCCCGTGTGCGGGATGGGATGTTAGCAGACTCTGCTAGAGTTGTGGAGTGGCAGGTTCACATTGGACATGAGCGTTTTGAAAGTGTAAATAGATAG